A portion of the Sandaracinobacteroides saxicola genome contains these proteins:
- a CDS encoding septation protein A, with translation MSEKAELQGVSKLLVDFGPMLVFFGAYQVMKRAYGMADTQATVWATGIFMVAVAISMVFAYVRIRRIPAMLWFTAALVGIFGGLTIWLQDDTFIKMKPTILYALFGAILFFGLWRGTNYLKLLLGKAFEGLSDEGWNGLTRRWAIFFVAMAVLNEVIWRSFSTDIWFHFKTWGDVALTFVFALAMSPYMMKHGVKWE, from the coding sequence ATGAGCGAGAAAGCTGAACTTCAGGGCGTGTCGAAACTGCTGGTCGATTTCGGCCCGATGCTGGTCTTCTTCGGCGCCTATCAGGTGATGAAGCGCGCCTATGGCATGGCCGATACGCAGGCGACCGTCTGGGCCACCGGCATCTTCATGGTCGCCGTCGCCATCAGCATGGTCTTCGCCTACGTCCGCATCCGCCGCATTCCCGCCATGCTGTGGTTCACCGCCGCGCTGGTCGGCATCTTCGGCGGGCTGACGATCTGGCTGCAGGACGACACCTTCATCAAGATGAAGCCGACCATCCTCTATGCCCTGTTCGGCGCCATCCTGTTCTTTGGCCTGTGGCGCGGCACCAACTATCTGAAACTGCTGCTGGGCAAGGCGTTCGAAGGGCTGAGCGACGAAGGCTGGAACGGCCTGACCCGGCGCTGGGCCATCTTCTTCGTAGCGATGGCGGTGCTGAACGAAGTGATCTGGCGCAGCTTCTCCACCGACATCTGGTTCCACTTCAAGACCTGGGGCGACGTCGCCCTCACCTTCGTCTTCGCGCTCGCCATGTCCCCCTACATGATGAAACATGGGGTGAAGTGGGAGTGA
- a CDS encoding methyltransferase domain-containing protein: protein MSRPDFTARATEAEWMDTHDVSEADFAACLRDLEAVNALTFAAPPTLGFLSRATAGWEPGRPLRVLDCGSGQGGMLRRIHRWATAKGFVPDLVGVDLNPRSRAAALAATPADMAIEWRTTDIFDVQADDGFDVIISALFAHHLDDADLPRFLRWMEATAARGWFINDLHRHWFAWGGFTLLSQAMRWHRFVRHDGPLSVRRAFVSADWRRLLAEAGIADATLRWHPLFRLCVSRLK, encoded by the coding sequence GTGAGCCGGCCCGATTTCACCGCCCGCGCCACCGAGGCGGAGTGGATGGACACGCATGACGTGTCCGAGGCCGACTTCGCCGCCTGCCTGCGCGACCTGGAGGCGGTGAACGCCCTCACCTTCGCCGCCCCGCCCACCCTCGGCTTCCTGTCCCGCGCCACCGCCGGCTGGGAACCCGGCCGGCCTCTGCGCGTCCTCGATTGCGGCAGCGGCCAGGGCGGCATGCTCCGCCGCATCCACCGCTGGGCGACCGCGAAAGGCTTCGTGCCCGATCTCGTGGGGGTCGACCTCAACCCCCGCAGCCGCGCCGCGGCCCTCGCCGCCACGCCGGCGGACATGGCCATCGAATGGCGCACCACCGACATCTTCGACGTTCAGGCCGACGACGGCTTCGATGTCATCATCAGCGCGCTGTTCGCCCACCATCTCGACGATGCCGACCTGCCCCGCTTCCTGCGCTGGATGGAGGCGACCGCCGCGCGGGGCTGGTTCATCAACGACCTGCACCGCCACTGGTTCGCCTGGGGCGGCTTCACGCTGCTCTCCCAGGCGATGCGCTGGCACCGCTTCGTCCGCCACGACGGCCCGCTCAGCGTCCGCCGCGCCTTCGTTTCCGCCGACTGGCGGCGACTGCTCGCCGAGGCCGGCATCGCCGACGCAACGCTGCGCTGGCACCCGCTGTTCCGCCTCTGCGTCAGCCGCCTGAAATGA
- the ftsY gene encoding signal recognition particle-docking protein FtsY, whose protein sequence is MTDTTEKTGWLARMRGGLARSTEKLGASLSGLIGGGAIDAETIEAIEEALIAADLGPAFAARLAARLADERQRGSITEKQARALIAREIAAVLAPVARPLEITAFPRPHTILVVGVNGSGKTTTIAKLGHLFQEADYGVMFAAGDTFRAAAVEQLKVWGSRLDIPVISAEVGADAAGLAYTAMEQGRASGRDVLLVDTAGRLQNKGGLMEELAKVKRVLAKQLPAAPHDVLLVLDATTGQNALEQIRVFQEIGGVTGLVMTKLDGTARGGVLVAAAERFRLPIHAIGVGEKLGDLRPFDARAFADALAGVNE, encoded by the coding sequence ATGACCGACACCACCGAAAAGACCGGCTGGCTCGCCCGCATGCGCGGCGGCCTCGCCCGCTCCACCGAGAAGCTGGGCGCCAGCCTCTCCGGCCTGATCGGCGGCGGCGCCATCGACGCCGAGACCATCGAGGCGATCGAGGAGGCGCTGATCGCCGCCGACCTCGGCCCCGCCTTCGCCGCCCGCCTCGCCGCGCGCCTGGCGGACGAGCGCCAGCGCGGCAGCATCACGGAGAAACAGGCCCGCGCCCTGATCGCCCGCGAAATCGCCGCCGTGCTCGCCCCCGTCGCCCGCCCGCTGGAGATCACCGCCTTCCCCCGCCCGCACACCATCCTGGTCGTCGGCGTCAACGGCAGCGGCAAGACCACCACCATCGCCAAGCTGGGTCATTTGTTCCAGGAGGCCGACTATGGCGTGATGTTCGCCGCCGGCGACACCTTCCGCGCCGCCGCGGTCGAACAGCTGAAGGTCTGGGGCAGCCGGCTGGACATCCCCGTCATCAGTGCCGAGGTCGGCGCCGACGCCGCCGGCCTCGCCTATACCGCGATGGAACAGGGCCGCGCCTCGGGCCGCGACGTGCTCTTGGTCGATACCGCCGGCCGGCTGCAGAACAAGGGCGGGCTGATGGAGGAGCTGGCGAAGGTGAAGCGCGTGCTGGCGAAACAGCTGCCGGCCGCGCCGCACGACGTGCTGCTGGTGCTGGACGCCACCACCGGCCAGAATGCGCTGGAACAGATCCGCGTCTTCCAGGAAATCGGCGGCGTCACCGGCCTCGTCATGACCAAGCTCGACGGTACCGCGCGCGGCGGCGTGCTGGTCGCCGCCGCCGAACGTTTCCGCCTGCCGATCCATGCCATCGGCGTCGGCGAAAAACTGGGCGACCTGCGCCCGTTCGACGCGCGGGCCTTCGCCGATGCCCTTGCCGGAGTGAATGAATGA
- a CDS encoding metallophosphoesterase, translating to MRFITRVLALLALGLILLLGKGVWNATRDPVVVRATIPVAGLTRPVTVALLSDTHSGHPDMPRARLERIVAQANALRPDLILLAGDYHGGKTLDWPRTKLETALNPFAALRAPLGVFAVLGNHDEPGWTRWVLRRQGGTPRLLVNETVDLGPLLLGGADSLSRSVMVQRMFPARHGRKPRLLLVHEPDYWRWAPNIAVDLTLSGHTHGGQIVLPLVGTPWEWFTGPMGCRRGLCTADNHRIFITSGVGTSWLPVRFGVPPEIALLTLTPLPDAGEGGDNPPK from the coding sequence ATGAGGTTCATCACCCGGGTGCTGGCGCTGCTGGCGCTCGGACTCATCCTGCTTCTCGGCAAGGGCGTCTGGAACGCCACGCGCGATCCCGTCGTCGTCCGCGCCACGATCCCCGTTGCCGGCCTCACCCGCCCGGTCACGGTCGCGCTGCTGTCGGACACCCACAGCGGCCACCCCGACATGCCGCGTGCCCGGCTGGAGCGCATTGTCGCCCAGGCGAACGCGCTCCGCCCCGACCTCATCCTGCTTGCCGGCGACTATCATGGCGGCAAGACGCTCGACTGGCCCCGCACCAAACTGGAAACCGCGCTGAACCCTTTCGCCGCGCTGCGCGCCCCGCTGGGCGTCTTCGCCGTGCTCGGCAACCATGATGAACCCGGCTGGACCCGCTGGGTGCTCCGGCGGCAGGGGGGCACCCCGCGCCTGCTGGTCAACGAAACGGTCGATCTCGGTCCATTGCTCCTTGGCGGCGCCGACAGCCTCAGCCGATCCGTGATGGTGCAAAGGATGTTTCCGGCACGGCATGGTCGGAAGCCACGCCTGCTGCTTGTGCACGAGCCGGACTATTGGCGATGGGCGCCGAACATCGCTGTCGATCTCACCCTGTCCGGACACACCCATGGCGGCCAGATCGTGTTGCCGCTGGTCGGCACGCCCTGGGAATGGTTCACCGGCCCGATGGGCTGCCGTCGCGGCCTCTGCACCGCCGACAACCATCGCATCTTCATTACCAGCGGCGTCGGCACCAGCTGGCTGCCGGTCCGCTTCGGCGTCCCCCCCGAAATCGCGCTGCTCACGCTCACCCCTCTCCCGGATGCGGGAGAGGGAGGCGACAATCCGCCTAAATGA
- a CDS encoding aldehyde dehydrogenase family protein produces the protein MREKLQFYIDGAWVDPAGGVNALDVINPATEKPMGRIAMGSAADADRAVRAAAAAFPAFSATSVKDRLDLLGAIASEYQKRYADIAAAITEEMGAPAWLATQAQAALGIAHLQTAMGVLQHYKFSELRGTTMISKEPIGVCAFITPWNWPINQIACKVAPALATGCTMVLKPSEIAPFNAIIWAEILHAAGVPKGVFNLVNGDGPTVGAALSAHPLVDMVSFTGSTRAGVEVAKNAAPTVKRVHQELGGKSPNIVLDSADLEAAVGGGVKSMMMNSGQSCNAPTRMFVPAAKMDAAAEIARAAAESMAVGDPNGNAALGPVVSETQYNKIQGLIEKGIAEGATLVTGGPGRPAGLDTGYYVRPTVFANVRNDMTIAREEIFGPVLAMLPYNSLDDAVTAANDTPYGLAAYVQGAPDEARAVAARLRAGQVNINGAGPDFMAPFGGYKQSGNGREWGDHAFAEFLEVKATLGYETAAAAE, from the coding sequence ATGCGTGAGAAGCTGCAATTCTACATCGACGGCGCCTGGGTCGATCCGGCCGGGGGCGTGAACGCCCTGGACGTCATCAATCCCGCCACCGAAAAGCCCATGGGCCGCATCGCCATGGGCAGCGCCGCCGATGCCGACCGCGCCGTCCGCGCCGCCGCCGCCGCCTTCCCCGCGTTCAGCGCCACCAGCGTCAAGGACCGCCTCGACCTTCTGGGTGCCATCGCGTCCGAATATCAGAAACGCTACGCCGACATCGCCGCCGCCATCACCGAGGAGATGGGCGCCCCGGCATGGCTCGCAACGCAGGCGCAGGCCGCGCTCGGCATCGCCCACCTGCAAACCGCGATGGGCGTGCTGCAACACTATAAGTTCAGCGAGCTGCGCGGCACCACAATGATCAGCAAGGAACCCATCGGCGTCTGCGCCTTCATCACCCCGTGGAACTGGCCGATCAACCAGATCGCCTGCAAGGTCGCGCCGGCGCTCGCCACCGGCTGCACCATGGTGCTGAAACCGTCGGAAATCGCCCCCTTCAACGCCATCATCTGGGCGGAAATCCTGCACGCCGCCGGCGTGCCAAAGGGCGTGTTCAACCTGGTCAACGGCGACGGGCCGACGGTCGGCGCCGCGCTGTCGGCGCATCCGCTTGTCGACATGGTCAGCTTCACCGGCAGCACCCGCGCCGGCGTCGAGGTGGCGAAAAATGCCGCCCCCACCGTCAAGCGCGTACACCAGGAACTGGGTGGCAAATCGCCCAACATCGTGCTCGACAGCGCCGATCTGGAGGCCGCGGTCGGCGGCGGGGTCAAATCCATGATGATGAACAGCGGCCAGAGCTGCAACGCGCCCACCCGCATGTTCGTCCCCGCCGCGAAGATGGACGCCGCCGCCGAGATTGCCAGGGCGGCCGCCGAGAGCATGGCCGTCGGCGATCCCAACGGCAATGCGGCACTGGGCCCGGTCGTCAGCGAAACACAGTATAACAAGATCCAGGGCCTGATCGAAAAGGGCATTGCCGAGGGTGCCACGCTCGTGACCGGTGGCCCCGGCCGCCCCGCCGGGCTGGACACGGGCTATTATGTCCGCCCCACCGTCTTCGCCAATGTGCGCAACGACATGACCATCGCGCGGGAGGAAATCTTCGGCCCCGTGCTCGCCATGCTGCCCTACAACAGCCTGGATGACGCCGTCACCGCCGCCAACGACACGCCCTATGGCCTGGCCGCCTATGTCCAGGGCGCGCCGGACGAAGCCCGCGCCGTCGCCGCCCGGCTTCGTGCCGGCCAGGTCAACATCAACGGCGCCGGCCCCGATTTCATGGCGCCCTTCGGTGGCTACAAGCAGTCCGGCAACGGCCGCGAATGGGGCGACCATGCCTTCGCCGAATTCCTGGAGGTGAAAGCCACCCTCGGCTACGAGACCGCAGCCGCCGCGGAATGA
- a CDS encoding DUF3089 domain-containing protein has protein sequence MRTFILATALLAAPLLAQDAPAPDYARAESWLCRPGSNAACDVDLGVTDLRTRSVSRPVAATAPAVDCFYVYPTVSEEPGLNAGGQASEAERYAVAQQFARFGTVCRLFAPLYRQVTLRGLVAAGGDRALALGDVKAAWTRYLQADNDGRGVILIGHSQGARMLKALLAEAIVGTPAEKRIIAAYLIGNNLLVPAGKVSGGELGAFPLCERGDQTGCAVSYVSFRSSAPPPANARFGRSEAAGMEVACVSPAMLSGDKGELRPVLPVRGRQIGGRVNPVPPFLTAVKTPSYTMTGAFSGVCMRSADGAHYLSVAPRASVYDDFLARAERPDGGWGLHVADVSLAMGNLVTLAAMQRDAWLKSRR, from the coding sequence ATGCGCACATTCATCCTTGCCACTGCCCTGCTGGCCGCGCCGCTCCTTGCGCAGGATGCGCCTGCGCCGGATTATGCGCGGGCGGAGAGCTGGCTGTGCCGGCCGGGGAGCAATGCGGCGTGCGACGTCGACCTGGGGGTGACGGACCTGAGGACGCGCTCGGTCAGCCGGCCGGTGGCGGCGACGGCGCCGGCGGTCGATTGCTTCTACGTCTATCCGACCGTGTCGGAGGAGCCGGGGCTGAACGCCGGGGGGCAGGCCAGCGAGGCGGAACGCTATGCCGTGGCGCAGCAGTTCGCGCGTTTCGGCACGGTGTGCCGGCTGTTCGCGCCGCTGTATCGGCAGGTGACGCTGCGCGGGCTGGTCGCCGCCGGCGGCGACCGGGCGCTGGCGCTGGGCGACGTGAAGGCGGCCTGGACGCGCTACCTTCAGGCCGACAATGACGGGCGGGGCGTGATCCTGATCGGCCATTCGCAGGGCGCGCGCATGCTGAAGGCGCTGCTGGCCGAGGCGATCGTGGGCACGCCGGCCGAAAAACGCATTATCGCCGCCTATCTGATCGGCAACAACCTGCTGGTGCCGGCGGGGAAGGTCAGCGGCGGCGAGCTGGGCGCCTTTCCGCTGTGCGAGCGCGGCGACCAGACTGGTTGCGCCGTCAGCTATGTCAGTTTCAGGAGCAGCGCGCCGCCGCCGGCGAACGCGCGCTTCGGCCGCAGCGAGGCGGCGGGGATGGAGGTGGCCTGCGTCAGCCCGGCGATGCTGAGCGGCGACAAGGGCGAATTGCGGCCGGTGCTGCCGGTGCGCGGCCGGCAGATCGGCGGCCGCGTGAACCCGGTGCCGCCCTTCCTGACAGCGGTGAAGACGCCTTCCTATACCATGACGGGCGCGTTCAGCGGGGTGTGCATGCGGTCGGCGGATGGCGCGCATTATCTGTCGGTGGCACCGCGCGCCTCGGTCTATGATGATTTCCTGGCACGGGCGGAACGGCCGGATGGCGGCTGGGGCCTGCATGTGGCGGATGTCAGCCTGGCGATGGGCAATCTGGTGACGCTGGCGGCGATGCAGCGCGACGCGTGGCTGAAAAGCCGTCGTTGA
- a CDS encoding MiaB/RimO family radical SAM methylthiotransferase: protein MTGIIPSNVVTQGCRLNLAQADALAALSAGRTVINSCAVTAEAVRDARAAAKRALRDHPGADIIVTGCAAEVEPQRFADLPVRLIGNRAKFDPFSWRATETGQSSSPTWGGGDSRQRAGGGLPAWPNALATTARARGFVAVQDGCDHRCTFCIIAPARGPARSAPIETVVAAVTRLVEQGVNEIVLTGVDVTSWGQDLPGSRAFGTLVQALLTRVPALPRLRLSSLDAAEADPALLEALADPRLMPHLHLSLQSGDDLVLKRMKRRHARADAVRLVERIKGIRPDMAFGADIIAGFPTESAEAHAKSLKLLDDCDIVHAHIFAYSPRAGTPAARMPAVPPAVARARAAELRAAAATRHGRWLHQWIGTPLDIVAEGERGWSPHYASVALPAGSPRGAIVRVTPTRIEGNGLA from the coding sequence GTGACCGGCATCATCCCAAGCAACGTCGTCACCCAGGGCTGCCGCCTCAACCTGGCGCAGGCCGACGCGCTCGCCGCGCTCTCCGCCGGCCGCACCGTCATCAACAGCTGCGCCGTCACCGCTGAAGCCGTCCGCGACGCGCGTGCCGCCGCGAAACGCGCGCTGCGCGACCACCCGGGCGCCGACATCATCGTCACCGGCTGCGCCGCCGAAGTCGAACCCCAGCGCTTCGCTGACCTCCCCGTCCGCCTCATCGGCAACCGCGCCAAATTCGATCCTTTCAGCTGGCGCGCCACAGAGACCGGCCAAAGCTCCTCCCCCACTTGGGGGGGAGGCGACTCGCGCCAGCGAGCGGGAGGGGGTCTCCCCGCCTGGCCCAATGCTCTCGCAACCACCGCCCGGGCGCGCGGCTTCGTCGCCGTGCAGGACGGCTGCGACCATCGCTGCACCTTCTGCATCATCGCCCCCGCCCGCGGCCCGGCGCGTTCCGCCCCCATCGAGACCGTCGTCGCCGCCGTCACCCGCCTCGTTGAACAGGGCGTCAACGAAATCGTCCTCACCGGGGTCGACGTCACCAGTTGGGGCCAGGACCTCCCCGGCAGCCGCGCCTTCGGCACGCTGGTGCAGGCGCTGCTCACCCGCGTCCCCGCCCTCCCCCGCCTCCGCCTCAGCAGCCTGGACGCCGCGGAGGCCGACCCGGCACTGCTCGAAGCGCTCGCCGATCCGCGCCTGATGCCGCACCTGCACCTCAGCCTGCAATCGGGCGACGACCTGGTCCTGAAGCGCATGAAGCGCCGCCACGCCCGCGCCGACGCGGTCCGTCTGGTCGAACGCATCAAGGGGATCCGCCCCGACATGGCATTCGGCGCCGACATCATCGCCGGCTTCCCGACGGAAAGCGCCGAGGCCCACGCCAAAAGCCTGAAACTGCTGGACGACTGCGATATCGTCCACGCCCACATCTTCGCCTACAGCCCGCGCGCCGGCACGCCGGCCGCCCGCATGCCAGCCGTCCCGCCGGCCGTCGCCAGGGCCCGCGCCGCCGAATTGCGCGCCGCCGCCGCAACCCGCCACGGCCGTTGGCTGCACCAATGGATCGGCACGCCGCTCGATATCGTGGCCGAGGGCGAGCGCGGCTGGTCGCCGCACTATGCCAGCGTCGCGCTGCCCGCCGGAAGCCCGCGTGGCGCGATTGTCCGCGTGACTCCCACCCGCATCGAGGGCAACGGCCTGGCATGA
- a CDS encoding leucyl aminopeptidase family protein has product MRLLAALLLAAASPAIAQGTVPVPGGVLPSTAVNSALRPVAFAAAVPASGVVAIPAASMEALRTAVGSLPEAARAPVLAAAEAAKYDGKAGTTLSVWAPGPYARVLVVGADPALETSGRIAGELRDMDAPVAILAGGLDAAAVATGFQLGSYRFDRYKTDGKKVPPTAPLTVVTTEAGAEARFRRDGEALVAGVMLSRDLSAEPANVIYPESFVERVQAAFKGLPNVRISVLTEADMRRLNMGSFLGVGIGSVRPPRLLIVEVRGGGDAAPLALVGKGITFDSGGISLKPGLGMWAMKADMSGAASAIGAALTAAKRGAKANVVAAAALAENMPDGNAQRPGDVVRTMNGRTVEVLNTDAEGRLVLADANQYVIDRFRPAALVNIATLTGAARAALDDEFAAAFARDEALMTRVQAAATASGEAIWRLPLHANYAKDMKSEIADIKNVVEGGGPGAGLAAHFIQYLTPAATPWVHLDIAGVNWSSTGSPTAPKGATGWGVRLFDALIRGYER; this is encoded by the coding sequence ATGCGCCTTCTTGCTGCCCTGCTGCTCGCCGCCGCGTCGCCTGCCATCGCCCAGGGAACGGTGCCCGTCCCCGGCGGCGTGCTGCCCTCTACCGCGGTCAACAGCGCGCTGCGGCCGGTGGCGTTCGCGGCCGCCGTGCCGGCATCGGGCGTGGTGGCGATCCCCGCCGCGTCGATGGAGGCGCTGCGGACCGCCGTAGGGTCGCTGCCCGAGGCGGCGCGGGCACCGGTGCTGGCGGCGGCGGAAGCGGCGAAATATGATGGCAAGGCGGGAACGACGCTGTCGGTCTGGGCGCCGGGGCCCTATGCGCGGGTGCTGGTGGTGGGGGCGGATCCGGCGTTGGAAACCAGCGGGCGCATCGCCGGCGAGTTGCGCGACATGGACGCGCCCGTCGCCATTCTGGCGGGCGGGCTGGACGCGGCGGCGGTCGCCACCGGCTTCCAGTTGGGGAGCTATCGTTTCGACCGGTACAAGACCGATGGCAAGAAGGTGCCGCCGACCGCGCCGCTGACCGTGGTGACGACGGAAGCGGGGGCGGAAGCGCGGTTCCGGCGGGACGGTGAGGCGCTGGTCGCCGGCGTGATGTTGAGCCGCGACCTGTCGGCCGAGCCGGCGAACGTCATCTATCCGGAAAGCTTCGTGGAGCGGGTGCAGGCGGCCTTCAAGGGGCTGCCCAACGTGCGGATCAGCGTGCTGACCGAGGCGGACATGCGCCGGCTGAACATGGGCAGTTTCCTGGGGGTGGGCATCGGCAGCGTGCGGCCGCCGCGGCTGCTGATCGTGGAGGTTCGTGGCGGCGGGGACGCGGCGCCGCTGGCGCTGGTGGGGAAGGGTATCACCTTCGACAGCGGCGGGATTTCATTGAAGCCGGGGCTGGGGATGTGGGCGATGAAGGCCGACATGAGCGGGGCGGCGAGCGCCATCGGCGCGGCGCTGACCGCGGCGAAGCGGGGGGCGAAGGCCAATGTCGTCGCGGCCGCGGCGCTCGCTGAGAACATGCCCGACGGTAACGCGCAGCGCCCCGGTGATGTGGTGCGGACGATGAACGGCCGCACCGTGGAGGTGCTGAACACCGATGCGGAAGGCCGCCTGGTGCTGGCCGATGCCAACCAATATGTCATCGATCGCTTCAGGCCCGCGGCACTGGTGAACATCGCCACGCTGACCGGGGCGGCGCGCGCGGCGCTGGATGACGAATTCGCCGCCGCTTTCGCGCGGGACGAGGCGCTGATGACGCGGGTGCAGGCGGCGGCGACGGCGAGCGGCGAGGCCATCTGGCGGCTGCCGCTGCACGCCAACTATGCCAAGGACATGAAGAGCGAGATCGCCGACATCAAGAATGTGGTGGAGGGGGGCGGGCCCGGCGCGGGGCTGGCAGCGCATTTCATCCAGTATCTGACGCCGGCGGCGACGCCCTGGGTGCATCTGGACATCGCCGGCGTGAACTGGAGCAGCACGGGCAGCCCCACGGCGCCGAAGGGGGCGACCGGCTGGGGCGTGCGGCTGTTCGATGCGCTGATCCGGGGGTATGAGCGGTAG
- a CDS encoding type III polyketide synthase, which translates to MTVAHLNAVATANPPHDVHRAFETFVEGLLNERRDKALFRRMAGRSGIEHRYSFFEPVYDPNGFVADREGFYTPGAFPPTSKRMARYAATAPGLAADAIAKLDLDPESITHLVVASCTGFMAPGLDQVIVEKTGMNPGVERSVLGFMGCYAAVNSLRTAHHIVRSTPDARVLVVNLELCSLHFQDVPDLERLLSMLLFGDGATAALVTADASGLALTDFRAVALPDSAGLITWDVGDSGFDMHLSGEVPQRIQKAMAAELARNDDGGILRGQRPEDYPIWAVHAGGRAILDAVETGLGLGATALQRSRDVLREFGNMSSATLMFVLARILASRPASDQAGLGMAFGPGLAAESFRFRTV; encoded by the coding sequence ATGACTGTCGCCCATCTCAACGCCGTCGCCACCGCCAACCCGCCGCACGATGTCCACCGCGCCTTCGAAACCTTCGTCGAAGGCCTGCTGAACGAACGGCGGGACAAGGCGCTGTTCCGCCGCATGGCCGGCCGGTCGGGCATCGAGCATCGTTACAGCTTCTTCGAGCCGGTCTATGACCCCAACGGCTTCGTCGCCGACCGCGAGGGCTTCTACACGCCCGGCGCCTTCCCCCCCACCTCCAAACGCATGGCGCGCTACGCCGCCACCGCGCCCGGCCTCGCCGCCGACGCCATCGCCAAACTGGATCTCGACCCCGAAAGCATCACCCATCTGGTGGTCGCCAGCTGCACCGGCTTCATGGCTCCCGGCCTCGACCAGGTCATCGTCGAGAAAACCGGCATGAACCCCGGCGTCGAGCGCAGCGTGCTCGGCTTCATGGGCTGCTACGCTGCGGTGAACAGCCTGCGCACCGCCCATCACATCGTCCGCTCCACGCCCGACGCGCGCGTGCTCGTCGTCAACCTCGAACTGTGCAGCCTGCATTTCCAGGACGTGCCCGACCTCGAACGGCTGCTGTCGATGCTGCTGTTCGGCGACGGTGCCACCGCCGCGCTCGTCACCGCCGACGCCAGCGGCCTCGCGCTCACCGATTTCCGTGCCGTGGCACTCCCCGACAGCGCCGGCCTCATCACCTGGGACGTCGGCGACAGCGGTTTCGACATGCATCTGTCGGGCGAGGTGCCGCAGCGCATCCAGAAGGCGATGGCCGCCGAACTCGCCCGCAACGACGATGGCGGCATCCTGCGCGGCCAGCGGCCCGAGGATTATCCGATCTGGGCGGTGCATGCCGGCGGCCGCGCCATCCTCGACGCGGTCGAAACCGGCCTCGGCCTGGGCGCCACCGCGCTGCAACGCTCCCGCGACGTGCTGCGCGAATTCGGCAACATGAGCAGCGCGACGCTGATGTTCGTGCTTGCCCGCATCCTCGCCAGCCGGCCGGCGTCCGACCAGGCCGGCCTCGGCATGGCATTCGGCCCCGGGCTCGCGGCGGAAAGCTTCCGCTTCCGCACCGTGTGA
- the dapF gene encoding diaminopimelate epimerase — translation MQRAFTKMHGLGNDFAVFDARAQPFTPTPAQARHIADRRRGVGCDQLILIEPSTRADAFMRIFNPDGSEAEACGNATRCVASLLGRSATIETRAGLLRTRTIDRAVRVDMGQARFGWQEVPLAYAMDTSALPVGWDGLAHPVALSMGNPHLVFIVPDVDAVDLAALGPVIEQDPLFPQRINVNIVQITSETAVRHRVWERGAGLTEACGSGACAVGAALVKRRLTHATLTVHMPGGALLIEVAEDFAVAMTGPVATAFSGVIKL, via the coding sequence ATGCAGCGCGCTTTCACGAAAATGCACGGCCTCGGCAATGATTTCGCCGTGTTCGACGCGCGCGCCCAGCCCTTCACCCCCACGCCGGCGCAGGCGCGCCACATCGCCGACCGCCGGCGCGGCGTCGGCTGCGACCAGCTCATCCTGATCGAGCCCAGCACCCGCGCCGACGCCTTCATGCGCATCTTCAACCCCGACGGCAGCGAGGCGGAGGCCTGCGGCAACGCCACCCGCTGCGTCGCCAGCCTGCTCGGACGCAGCGCCACCATCGAAACCCGCGCCGGCCTGCTGCGCACCCGGACCATCGATCGCGCCGTCCGCGTCGACATGGGCCAGGCCCGCTTCGGCTGGCAGGAGGTGCCGCTCGCCTATGCCATGGACACCAGCGCGCTGCCGGTCGGCTGGGATGGCCTCGCCCACCCCGTGGCGCTTTCCATGGGCAACCCGCACCTGGTGTTCATCGTCCCCGATGTCGACGCCGTCGACCTCGCCGCGCTCGGCCCGGTGATCGAACAGGACCCGCTCTTCCCGCAGCGGATCAACGTCAACATTGTCCAAATCACCAGTGAAACGGCAGTTCGCCACCGCGTGTGGGAACGCGGCGCCGGCCTGACCGAGGCCTGCGGCTCGGGCGCCTGCGCCGTTGGCGCCGCACTGGTGAAACGGCGCCTCACCCATGCAACGCTCACGGTGCACATGCCCGGCGGCGCACTGCTGATCGAGGTCGCCGAGGACTTCGCTGTCGCCATGACCGGGCCCGTGGCGACCGCCTTCTCCGGCGTGATCAAGCTGTGA
- a CDS encoding acyl carrier protein yields the protein MPTAALLANALPFTGLKQSQLNGMATLNPPPSDRIDADVAAVLGAALSLSVASRAGLRQDSRLFGALPELDSMAVATVLTAIEDRFGIIIDDDEVDGELFETLGSLSDFVARKLRSS from the coding sequence TTGCCAACCGCGGCCCTGCTGGCTAACGCGCTGCCCTTCACAGGTCTGAAACAATCACAGCTGAACGGCATGGCCACGCTCAACCCGCCCCCCAGTGACCGGATCGATGCGGATGTCGCCGCGGTGCTGGGCGCGGCGCTGTCCCTGTCGGTGGCGAGCCGTGCCGGGCTGCGGCAGGACAGCCGGCTGTTCGGGGCGCTGCCGGAGCTGGATTCGATGGCGGTGGCCACCGTGCTGACGGCGATCGAGGACCGTTTCGGCATCATCATCGACGATGACGAGGTGGACGGCGAGCTGTTCGAGACGCTGGGAAGCCTGAGCGATTTCGTCGCGAGGAAACTGCGCAGCAGCTGA